In Methanothrix sp., a genomic segment contains:
- the gyrB gene encoding DNA topoisomerase (ATP-hydrolyzing) subunit B, which produces MSEATGYDASQIQVLDGLEAVRRRPSMYIGSTDSLGLHHLVYEVVDNSVDEALGGFCTEINVIINPGGSVSIRDNGRGIPVDIHPQFNRPALEIVLTVLHAGGKFDHESYGVSGGLHGVGVSVVNALSEWMEVQVRRNGRIYWQRFEKGKVASDLEDRGSSDSTGTTITFKPDPAVFEETEFHFDTLSSRLRELAFLNRGLKITIKDEPSDKENIFQYEGGIISFVEYLNKNKEALHEPVYLSRSKNGTQVEVALQYNDSYAENIFSYANNINTREGGTHLMGFRAALTRTVNDYARNNKLFKSEMKLGGEDLREGLVAVVSVKLPDPQFEGQTKTRLGNSSIRGIVDSLVAEGLAEYFEENPAVATTIVEKAAEAMRAREAARKAKELTRRKNALSSGGLPGKLADCSDNDPARCEIYIVEGESAGGCFSGDTEISLADGRNISFKELLAEQAEGKEHFCYTICRDGAIGLERIENARITSRDAEVIRVLLDSGKRITCTPDHRFMLRDGSYKMAKELTADDPLMPLYRRLSDIGQPAASTAGYEMVLNPRTDSWLFTHILADWYNLRQGAYANSDGDHCHHIDLNRGNNNPTNIRRLQKNDLPANPGHSIDIVECSSHCNAIGDKSLLHFETSEERDPYCDRNLAAQAAQSLNHRIVSIEPVDVKMDVYDIEVPNTHNFALASGVFVHNSAKQGRNRHFQAILPLRGKILNVERARLDKILKNAEIRNMIVAFGTGIGDDFDISKARYHKVVIMTDADVDGAHIRTLLLTFFYRYMRPLIDAGYVFIAQPPLYQVKKGKQINYAYSDEQLNQLVSSMTKPVIQRYKGLGEMNPDQLWETTMDPERRIMLKVTLEDAVEADRIFTILMGDRVEPRREFIEKHAKFVKNLDI; this is translated from the coding sequence TTGAGCGAAGCTACAGGCTATGATGCAAGCCAAATCCAGGTTCTCGATGGCCTTGAGGCGGTCAGGCGCCGGCCATCGATGTACATAGGCAGCACAGACTCCCTGGGGCTGCACCATCTGGTCTATGAGGTAGTGGACAATAGCGTGGACGAGGCCCTGGGTGGTTTTTGCACTGAGATCAATGTGATCATCAATCCCGGTGGGAGCGTCTCCATACGAGACAACGGCCGGGGCATCCCGGTGGATATCCATCCTCAGTTCAACCGGCCAGCCCTGGAGATCGTCTTGACAGTTCTGCACGCCGGCGGCAAGTTCGATCACGAGTCTTATGGCGTCTCAGGCGGGCTGCATGGGGTGGGGGTCTCGGTGGTAAATGCCCTCTCCGAGTGGATGGAGGTGCAGGTCCGCAGGAACGGGCGGATCTACTGGCAGCGCTTTGAGAAGGGCAAGGTGGCCTCGGATCTGGAGGATCGGGGCAGCTCCGATAGCACCGGAACCACCATCACCTTCAAGCCCGATCCGGCCGTATTCGAGGAGACGGAGTTCCATTTCGATACCCTCTCCTCCCGGCTGAGGGAGCTGGCCTTCCTCAACCGCGGCCTGAAGATAACCATAAAGGATGAGCCCTCCGATAAGGAGAACATCTTCCAGTACGAGGGAGGCATCATCTCCTTTGTGGAGTACCTCAATAAGAATAAAGAGGCGTTACACGAGCCAGTCTACCTCTCGCGCAGCAAGAATGGGACCCAGGTGGAAGTAGCCCTGCAGTACAACGACTCTTATGCAGAAAATATATTCTCTTATGCCAATAACATCAACACCCGTGAGGGTGGAACTCACCTCATGGGCTTTCGCGCTGCTTTAACCCGCACGGTCAATGATTATGCCCGGAACAACAAGCTCTTCAAGAGCGAGATGAAGCTGGGGGGAGAGGATCTGCGAGAGGGGCTGGTGGCGGTTGTAAGCGTAAAGCTCCCTGACCCCCAGTTCGAGGGCCAGACCAAGACCCGGCTGGGCAACAGCTCCATCCGGGGGATAGTCGATTCCTTGGTGGCAGAAGGCCTGGCGGAGTACTTCGAGGAGAACCCTGCCGTTGCCACGACCATTGTGGAGAAGGCGGCTGAGGCCATGCGCGCCAGAGAGGCAGCGCGGAAGGCCAAGGAGCTGACCCGGCGCAAGAATGCCCTCAGCTCCGGCGGACTGCCCGGAAAGCTGGCCGACTGCTCAGACAACGATCCGGCAAGATGCGAGATCTACATCGTGGAGGGCGAGTCTGCTGGTGGCTGTTTCTCAGGCGACACCGAGATATCGCTGGCTGATGGCCGGAACATAAGTTTCAAAGAGCTGCTGGCAGAGCAGGCAGAGGGAAAGGAGCACTTCTGCTACACCATTTGCAGGGATGGCGCCATCGGACTGGAGAGAATTGAGAACGCCAGAATCACAAGCAGAGATGCCGAGGTGATCAGAGTCCTCCTTGACAGCGGCAAGAGGATCACCTGCACTCCAGACCATCGATTCATGCTGCGCGATGGCAGCTATAAGATGGCAAAGGAGCTCACAGCAGATGACCCGCTGATGCCCTTATATCGCAGGCTTTCGGATATCGGGCAACCAGCAGCCTCAACTGCTGGCTATGAGATGGTCTTGAATCCTCGCACAGACTCCTGGCTGTTCACTCATATCCTGGCTGATTGGTACAATCTCAGGCAAGGCGCATATGCCAATTCAGATGGCGATCATTGCCATCACATCGATCTCAACAGAGGTAACAATAATCCGACAAATATCAGACGCCTTCAAAAGAATGATCTTCCTGCAAATCCAGGCCACAGCATCGATATCGTAGAATGCAGCTCGCATTGCAATGCCATAGGAGATAAGTCCCTATTACATTTTGAGACATCAGAGGAAAGAGATCCTTATTGTGACAGGAATCTGGCTGCCCAGGCCGCTCAGAGCCTCAACCATCGGATAGTATCAATTGAGCCGGTGGATGTCAAGATGGATGTGTATGACATCGAGGTGCCCAATACACACAACTTCGCCTTGGCCAGCGGTGTCTTCGTCCACAATAGCGCCAAGCAGGGAAGGAACAGGCATTTTCAGGCCATACTGCCCCTGCGGGGCAAGATCCTCAATGTGGAGAGGGCAAGGCTGGACAAGATCCTCAAGAACGCCGAGATCCGCAATATGATTGTGGCCTTCGGCACCGGGATAGGAGATGACTTCGATATCAGTAAGGCGAGATACCATAAGGTGGTTATAATGACCGATGCCGATGTTGATGGCGCACACATTCGCACCCTTCTTCTCACCTTCTTCTATCGCTATATGCGGCCTCTGATCGATGCCGGCTATGTCTTCATCGCCCAGCCCCCCCTCTATCAGGTCAAGAAGGGAAAGCAGATCAATTATGCCTATAGCGATGAGCAGCTCAACCAACTGGTGAGCTCCATGACCAAGCCGGTCATCCAAAGGTACAAGGGCCTGGGTGAGATGAACCCAGATCAGCTCTGGGAGACCACCATGGACCCGGAGAGGAGGATCATGCTCAAGGTCACCTTGGAGGATGCAGTTGAAGCGGACCGTATATTCACCATTCTCATGGGCGACCGGGTGGAGCCGCGGCGGGAGTTCATTGAGAAGCATGCCAAGTTTGTGAAGAATCTGGATATCTGA